A single Vulcanisaeta distributa DSM 14429 DNA region contains:
- a CDS encoding helicase HerA domain-containing protein: MQRGNTSDSSINELSINKLGDVLGIVEKSINENSRLILTVSSKLSYNDLISKLFIGSYVVVVDASTGNEALLRVNKVESIMSPPLSIKGTNSTYVRIAGDFVISRVRGNGSYRYSSLIVIPINGSLVIYPSSEVIREFLGLTGNLSFGKALINGYDIPITLSEDALSGGLLIMGQPGCGKSFFIKRLIKELYSTSSYENIVILDRTGEYTKDIIENGIDASALIPVDLMKLGRPADIDELKKYVVDKLRILGFQRRKAKISMSMSKNDGIEFNIDFRRKGFGKLSIMPLSIRFRWFIERAANYLDPEIKYVVTTLMMENEKALNTVQSFISAIKDPELLNIIGRGPINKAVDLAYSLKDTGFFDAMVNIDGENMDISVFSPIRVLRSRVAIIDLHELPDSLMSIYEIILIEDIVKWFIGSRDNKVIMIVDNVEGLMGNKDLLNSLINSIRIGRSHGIYFIVATRLFSRKLYREFGNLMIMRMNSSTKLGCQENTNLLNNEFILISPWLNINCIKGSIA; this comes from the coding sequence ATGCAGAGAGGTAATACTAGTGATAGTTCCATTAATGAACTTAGCATTAATAAATTAGGTGATGTGCTAGGGATTGTCGAAAAGAGTATTAATGAAAACAGTAGATTAATATTAACCGTAAGCTCGAAACTTAGCTATAATGACTTAATCAGTAAGTTATTCATTGGTTCGTACGTCGTGGTTGTTGATGCATCAACAGGTAACGAAGCGCTCCTTAGGGTTAATAAGGTTGAAAGCATAATGAGCCCACCGCTTTCAATAAAAGGTACTAACTCAACGTACGTTAGGATTGCCGGCGATTTCGTAATTTCACGAGTAAGGGGAAATGGTTCATATCGTTATTCATCACTAATCGTAATACCCATCAACGGTAGCTTGGTTATTTATCCAAGTAGCGAAGTTATTAGGGAATTCCTCGGATTGACAGGAAATTTGTCATTTGGTAAGGCATTAATTAATGGGTACGACATACCAATAACGTTAAGTGAGGATGCACTTAGTGGGGGCTTGTTAATAATGGGTCAGCCAGGTTGCGGTAAGTCCTTCTTTATAAAGAGGTTGATTAAGGAGTTGTATTCGACAAGTAGTTATGAGAATATAGTAATACTTGATAGGACAGGTGAGTATACAAAGGATATTATTGAGAATGGAATCGACGCATCCGCACTGATCCCGGTAGATCTTATGAAGCTGGGTCGACCAGCGGATATTGATGAGTTAAAGAAGTACGTTGTCGATAAGTTACGTATTCTTGGCTTTCAGAGAAGGAAGGCTAAAATTTCGATGAGTATGTCGAAGAATGATGGTATTGAATTTAATATTGACTTTCGGAGGAAGGGATTTGGTAAGTTGAGTATTATGCCATTATCCATTAGGTTCAGGTGGTTTATTGAGAGGGCGGCTAATTACCTGGACCCAGAGATTAAGTACGTGGTCACGACATTAATGATGGAGAATGAGAAGGCACTTAATACTGTGCAGAGCTTCATTAGTGCGATTAAGGATCCTGAATTACTCAACATAATTGGTAGAGGGCCAATAAATAAGGCCGTTGATCTGGCATACTCGCTAAAGGACACGGGGTTCTTCGATGCAATGGTTAACATTGATGGTGAGAACATGGATATCTCGGTGTTTAGCCCAATAAGGGTTTTGAGAAGTAGGGTTGCGATTATTGACCTTCACGAATTACCTGATTCATTAATGAGTATTTACGAGATTATACTCATAGAGGATATCGTTAAGTGGTTTATAGGTTCTAGGGATAATAAGGTGATCATGATTGTGGATAATGTGGAGGGTCTCATGGGTAATAAGGACTTATTAAATTCATTAATTAATAGCATAAGGATTGGTAGGTCCCACGGCATATACTTCATAGTAGCTACCAGGCTTTTCTCGAGGAAACTCTATAGGGAGTTTGGGAACCTAATGATAATGAGAATGAACAGCTCTACGAAACTTGGGTGTCAAGAGAATACAAACCTACTTAATAATGAGTTCATACTAATCTCTCCATGGCTAAATATTAACTGTATTAAGGGTTCAATAGCGTAA
- a CDS encoding Mrp/NBP35 family ATP-binding protein, producing the protein MSSQSSQGGGKIRVSVQKAGPLDTGEIAQTMKTIKTKFAIMSGKGGVGKSFVTASLALGFAMRGYRVGILDADVYGPTIPKLLGLVGANLYLSEDEKIIPAEGPFGIKVVSMDFLLPTDDTAVIWRGPLVDRAIKDFLGNVRWGELDALFIDLPPGTGDAPLTIAQALANEMTGSIIVTAPSDVSKRIVQKAIDFSRKVKIPITGVVENMCCFYCPETGKTYYIFGKLIGKEMADKYGVPYLGMIPLDPRIGESNDLGEPFLMKYSTSDTARAILSIVDTIIAMYKDRLEAKVEATAKKQIKSLLRLPGEEEEENQEES; encoded by the coding sequence ATGTCATCACAAAGTAGTCAAGGCGGGGGTAAGATAAGGGTATCCGTGCAGAAGGCAGGTCCATTAGACACTGGCGAAATTGCTCAGACAATGAAGACCATCAAGACCAAGTTCGCAATAATGAGCGGCAAAGGTGGTGTTGGTAAGAGTTTCGTCACGGCAAGCCTAGCATTGGGCTTCGCGATGAGGGGTTATAGAGTCGGCATACTTGATGCTGACGTATATGGCCCAACAATACCGAAACTACTCGGTCTGGTCGGCGCTAATCTTTACCTTAGTGAGGATGAGAAGATAATACCTGCCGAAGGACCATTCGGCATAAAGGTGGTCTCCATGGACTTCTTACTACCCACTGATGATACCGCAGTCATTTGGAGGGGTCCATTGGTTGATAGGGCCATTAAGGATTTCCTGGGTAATGTACGCTGGGGTGAGTTAGATGCCTTGTTCATTGATTTGCCACCAGGTACTGGTGATGCTCCATTAACAATAGCCCAGGCCCTTGCTAACGAGATGACTGGTAGCATAATAGTGACTGCACCGAGTGATGTATCAAAGAGGATTGTGCAGAAGGCCATTGATTTCTCGAGGAAGGTTAAAATACCGATAACCGGCGTAGTCGAGAACATGTGCTGCTTCTACTGCCCCGAGACTGGAAAGACGTATTACATCTTTGGTAAGTTGATTGGTAAGGAAATGGCGGATAAGTATGGCGTGCCGTACCTTGGCATGATACCGCTTGATCCAAGGATTGGTGAGTCTAATGACCTTGGCGAGCCCTTCCTAATGAAGTACTCTACGTCAGATACCGCTAGGGCTATACTGAGTATTGTGGATACGATAATAGCCATGTACAAAGATAGGCTTGAGGCTAAGGTCGAAGCCACTGCCAAGAAGCAAATAAAGTCATTACTTAGGTTACCCGGTGAGGAAGAGGAGGAAAACCAGGAAGAATCATAG
- a CDS encoding elongation factor EF-2, giving the protein MAVRIIEKKIEDILSIMRNPAQVRNAGTLAHVDHGKTTTTDSLLMGAGLLSPKVAGKALAMDYVEIEQLRQMTVKAANISLYFEYEGKPYIINFVDTPGHVDFTGHVTRSLRVMDGALVVVDAVEGVMTQTETVVRQAMEEMVRPVLFINKIDRLIKELRLSPNEIQQRIVEIVKDFNNLIDMYADPAFKDKWKVDPAKGQVALGSALHKWGVTIPQAAKAGLKFSNIVDAYEKNYVDELAQEFPLYKAILNMIVEHVPPPNVAQKYRIPKIWRGDINSPLGKALLEADPDGPTVIAVSKMNKDPHAGLIATGRVFSGTIREGDEVYLINAKTAKRVLQTYLYMGPNRIVIPEVPAGNIVALLGVDDARAGETIVAASIKDVAAPFERMKYISEPVVTVAIEPKNPNDLAKLVEGLKELTIEDPTLSLKIDEETGQVLLSGVGTLHLEIATWLLKERTKLDFTVSQPLVRFRETVRTASPTFEGKSPNKHNKLYISVEPLDEETIRLIQLGEVTDDQDPRERAKILREKAGWDTDEARGIWAVDEQYINVFVDKTTGIQYLREVRDYIVQGFRWSIQAGPLAQEPVRGIKVILHDAVVHEDPAHRGPAQIMPATKNAIMAGILAAKPTLLEPMLSIEAKTTQENIGSVIGVLNRHRGKVLDMVQSEYMVTIKGEIPVIESFTLSDELRSATAGRVFWSLQFSRWSPVPENMLVDMIMKIRERKGLPKEIPRVEDFVSQY; this is encoded by the coding sequence ATGGCAGTTAGGATTATCGAGAAGAAAATTGAGGATATACTCTCAATAATGAGAAACCCTGCTCAGGTTAGAAACGCAGGCACCCTAGCCCATGTTGATCATGGCAAGACGACAACCACGGACTCATTACTAATGGGCGCCGGTTTACTTAGCCCCAAGGTTGCTGGTAAGGCCCTGGCAATGGACTACGTCGAGATTGAGCAGTTGAGGCAGATGACCGTTAAGGCAGCTAACATAAGCCTATACTTCGAGTATGAGGGTAAGCCATACATAATCAACTTCGTTGATACGCCAGGCCACGTGGACTTCACGGGCCATGTCACAAGGTCCCTCAGGGTTATGGATGGCGCGTTGGTCGTCGTTGATGCTGTTGAGGGCGTCATGACGCAGACCGAGACCGTGGTTAGGCAGGCAATGGAGGAGATGGTTAGGCCCGTACTATTCATTAACAAGATTGATAGGTTAATTAAGGAGCTTAGGCTGAGCCCCAACGAGATTCAGCAAAGGATTGTGGAGATCGTTAAGGACTTTAACAACCTAATTGACATGTATGCAGACCCAGCCTTCAAGGATAAGTGGAAGGTTGACCCAGCCAAGGGCCAGGTCGCGCTCGGCTCGGCGCTCCATAAGTGGGGTGTGACCATACCGCAGGCCGCTAAGGCGGGCCTCAAGTTCAGCAATATTGTCGATGCCTACGAGAAGAACTACGTAGATGAGCTGGCGCAGGAATTCCCACTCTATAAGGCTATTCTGAACATGATCGTTGAGCATGTACCACCGCCAAATGTGGCTCAGAAGTATAGGATACCAAAGATTTGGAGGGGCGACATAAATTCACCACTTGGTAAGGCATTACTTGAGGCTGACCCTGATGGACCAACGGTAATAGCCGTTAGTAAGATGAATAAGGACCCACACGCCGGTTTAATAGCCACTGGCAGGGTGTTCAGCGGTACCATTAGGGAGGGCGACGAGGTCTACCTAATAAATGCCAAGACGGCTAAGAGGGTTTTGCAGACGTATCTATACATGGGTCCGAATAGGATTGTAATACCCGAGGTGCCGGCTGGTAACATAGTCGCGTTGTTGGGAGTTGATGATGCAAGGGCTGGCGAAACAATCGTGGCTGCCTCGATTAAGGATGTGGCGGCTCCATTCGAGAGAATGAAGTACATAAGCGAGCCGGTAGTTACAGTGGCTATAGAACCCAAGAACCCGAATGATTTGGCGAAGCTTGTGGAGGGCCTTAAGGAATTAACGATTGAGGACCCAACACTAAGCTTGAAGATTGATGAGGAGACGGGGCAGGTACTGCTTAGTGGTGTTGGTACACTGCACCTAGAGATAGCCACATGGTTACTCAAGGAGAGGACTAAGCTGGACTTCACAGTATCACAGCCATTGGTTAGGTTTAGAGAGACTGTTAGGACTGCGTCGCCGACATTTGAGGGTAAATCACCGAATAAGCACAACAAGCTCTATATAAGCGTTGAGCCACTTGATGAGGAGACAATTAGGCTTATACAACTTGGTGAGGTAACGGATGATCAGGATCCAAGGGAGAGGGCTAAGATACTTAGGGAGAAGGCTGGTTGGGATACTGATGAGGCCAGGGGTATATGGGCTGTGGATGAGCAGTACATCAATGTCTTCGTTGATAAGACAACGGGTATTCAGTACCTCAGGGAGGTTAGGGATTACATAGTGCAGGGCTTTAGGTGGTCAATACAGGCTGGCCCGCTGGCTCAGGAGCCTGTTAGGGGTATAAAGGTGATACTGCATGATGCCGTGGTTCACGAGGACCCAGCCCACAGAGGTCCAGCCCAGATAATGCCCGCCACTAAGAACGCCATAATGGCTGGAATACTCGCGGCTAAACCAACACTACTTGAGCCAATGCTGTCAATAGAGGCTAAGACGACCCAGGAGAACATCGGCTCTGTGATTGGTGTGTTGAATAGGCATAGGGGTAAGGTACTTGATATGGTTCAGTCTGAGTACATGGTAACTATTAAGGGCGAAATACCGGTCATTGAATCATTCACGCTCAGCGACGAGCTTAGGAGCGCAACTGCTGGTAGGGTGTTTTGGAGCCTTCAGTTCTCAAGGTGGTCCCCTGTTCCCGAGAACATGCTCGTTGATATGATAATGAAGATTAGGGAGAGGAAGGGATTGCCTAAGGAGATTCCGAGGGTTGAGGACTTCGTATCACAGTACTAA